GTGGAATCTGGCGCGCTTCGCAGAAACACTGTTGACGCTGATCGATTCCACACCCGACGATGCGATTTCCGTGGCGTCGGCAATTCTCGACACCTTCGACGAGCGCTACGAGAGCCACTACGCGGCCGGTATGGCGGCAAAGCTCGGTCTGGTCCATCCGATTGTCGATCGAGGGCTTGTCGACGATCTGCTGACGTTGTTGGCGCAACACGGTGCCGATTGGACGGGCACTTTCCGTGCTCTCGCGGACGAACTGCGCGGAAATTCGGAGCCCATCGACGACCTCGTGCCACGGGAGCACATCGAGCCATGGTTGCAGCGGTGGCACGGCGCTCTGACGGAACAGGGACGCGATGCCGTGGAGACCGCGAGCGCGATGGACCGCGTCAACCCGCTCTACATTCCGCGTAATCATCAGCTAGATGCCGCCTTGCGTGCCGCGACCGACGGCGATCTCGTTCCCTTCGAGAAGCTGTTGGAGGTAGTCACGCATCCGTTCGACCGACGCGAGGAGTGGTCCGACTACACCGAGGCGGCCCCGGAGTCTTTCAGTGAAACATTCCAAACCTTCTGTGGCACTTGATCGCGGGAGCTGTCAATCCGTCAGGATGATCAATTCGCGCTCCGACGCGATTTCCACGCGCAGGCCCGCCTTCGACGCCACTCGGGCAACTCCCTTGATGTCACTCGGTTCGGCGCGTGAGACCACGAGCGCCCGCGCCAGCAGACCCTTGTGGTGTTTGTTGAAGTGACTGACCACCGTGCGGGTTCCGTCCGGCTTCTCGGTGAGGACCGTTGCGATCAGCGCGTCCGGAACCGGTCCGAGGTCTTGGTAAGTGCCCGATCGCAAGTCGATGACAAGTCCGTCGGCCTCGGCGGCCAAGGCCTTCGGCAGTTCCGGCTTCCACAGTGATCGCAGTGTCCCCATGCCGGGCAGCTTGGACCCGCCGGAGAGGCGGTAGGCGGGAATCAGATCACCGGCGCGGACCGCGCCGAAGAGGGCGGAACCGATCGCGATCCGGTCGAGTGCCTTGGCCTTCTGAGCGCGCGTGAACGACTTCGCGTCAAGGGCGTCGAACAGCACGCCGGTGTAGCGCTGAAGTGCGGGGCGGGTTGCCGAGACCCACAGTTTGGCGTTGCGTTCCACCTCGTCCGCCTGGGTCGGTCCGAGCCCCAGAGCCTGGCACGAGGCGTCGACGTCGGCGGCCAGATCGACAAGCGTCTGCACCAGCAATTCGCGCGTTTCGGTCAACTGGGGCATCGACAGTTCAGCCAGATCGAGGGGCGCATCCTTGCCGCCGTCGGACTTGGTTTCTGAGGGAGGCAGCAATACAAGCACCCCGATACCGTACCGACGCCCGTCCGAGGTACAGCGCCGACTATCCTTATACCTCGTGATTACCCGTCTGTCCCACCTGTTCCTGCGTACCCTGCGTGACGATCCCTCGGACGCCGAAGTTGCCAGCCACAAACTGCTGGTTCGCGCCGGCTACGTGCGTCGTATCGCTCCAGGCGTCTACTCGTGGTTGCCGCTGGGATTGCGGGTGCTGCGCGAGGTAGAGCGCGTTGTCCGTGAAGAGATGAATGCGATGGGTGGCCAGGAAATCCTGCTGCCCGCGTTGCTGCCGCGCGAGCCGTACGAGGCGTCGAACCGCTGGACCGAATACGGCGCCGGACTCTTCCGTCTCAAGGACCGCAAGGGCAACGACTACATGCTCGGCCCGACCCACGAGGAGCTTTTTGCTCTGACGGTCAAGGGTGAGTACAACTCCTACAAGGACTTCCCGGTCACCCTGTACCAGGTGCAGACCAAGTACCGCGACGAAGAGCGTCCGCGTGCCGGCATTCTGCGTGGCCGCGAGTTCGTCATGAAGGACTCGTACTCCTTCGACCTCACCGACGAGGGACTGACGGCGTCGTACCAGGCGCACCGCGACGCGTACGAGAAGATCTTCACGCGTCTGGGCGTCAAGTACGTCATCGTCTCGGCGACCTCTGGTGCCATGGGCGGCAGTGCGTCCGAGGAGTTCCTTGCCGAGAGCGAGATCGGCGAAGACACCTACGTGCGCTGCCTCGAATCCGGTTACGCCGCAAATGTCGAGGCCGTCAAGACTGTTGTGCCCGAGGCCATTCCGTTCGACGGCCTGCCCGAGGCCAAGGTCTACGACACCGCGAACACGCCCACCATCGACACCTTGGTGGACTGGGCGAACGGTGCCGACCTCGGTCGCACGATCAGCGCTGCCGACACCCTCAAGAACATCATGGTCAAGACCCGTCTGCCCGGTGGTGAATGGGAACTCCTCGGCATCGGCATCCCCGGCGACCGTGAGGTCGACGAGAAGCGACTCGAAGCTTCACTCGAGCCTGCCGAGTTCGTCATGATCACGGAGACCGACTTCAAGAACAACCCGTTCCTGGCCAAGGGCTACATCGGCCCGAAGGCGCTGCAGGCCAACGGTGTTCGCTACCTCGTCGATCCGCGCGTCGTCGACGGCACCAGCTGGATCACGGGTGCCGACGAAGACGGCAAGCACGTTGTCGGCCTCGTTGCCGGTCGCGATTTCACGCCAAACGGAACCATCGAAGCTGCCGAGGTTCGCGACGGCGACGCGTCCCCGGACGGAGCCGGCACGCTGGTCTCCGCCCGCGGTATCGAAATCGGTCACGTCTTCCAGCTCGGACGCAAGTACACCGACGTGTTCGACGTGAACGTCCTCGCCGAAAACGGCAAGCCGGTTCGCCCGACCATGGGTTCGTACGGCGTCGGCGTCTCGCGCCTCGTTGCCGTCATCGCCGAGCAGCATCACGACGAGAAGGGCCTGCGCTGGCCCGCCGAGGTCTCACCGGCCGACGTCTACCTCGTCATCGCGAACAAGGACGAGACCGCTCGCGAAGGCGCCGAAGGACTCGCAGCGCAACTCGACCGCGCCGGACTCGAAGTCATCCTCGACGACCGCAAGGCATCGCCGGGCGTGAAGTTCAAGGACTCCGAGCTGATCGGTGTTCCGTTGATCGTTGTCGTCGGCCGTGGTTGGGCTGACGGCAAGGTCGAAATCCGCGACCGTTTCACCGGCGAAAGCCGCGAAATCGACGCCGATTCGGCAATCGAGGAGATCATCGCCGCAGTTCGCGGCTGATCCGAAAGATGTGCGGGCCGCCGCAGACACCATTCGAGGTGTCTGCGGCGGCCCTTCTTTTCTGCCACAATCGTGGCTATGGAACGCGAACCGGATTGGGCAGAAGTCGACGGTTACCTTGTCTCCACGTTGGTAGGTGAAGATCCGGTCCTCGACGCGGCACTCGCCGCCAATACCGCGGCCGGTTTGCCGCCTATCGACGTAGCGCCGAACCAAGGCAAACTCCTGCATCTTTATGCTCGAATGTGCTTGGCGCGCAACGTTCTCGAAATCGGAACTCTCGGCGGCTACAGCACCATCTGGCTGGCCCGCGCGGTCGGACCGTCCGGCCGCGTCATCAGTCTGGAATTCGAGCCGGCACACGCCGAGGTCGCGCGCGCCAACATCGAACGCGCCGGACTTGCCGATCGGGTCGACATCCGCGTCGGCGCTGCCCTCGATAGCTTGCCGTTGATCGCGAAGGAAGAACTCGGGCCATTCGACCTGGTGTTCATCGACGCGGACAAGGAAAACAACAGCGAATACGTGCGATGGGCGCTAGCGCTGTCGCACCCGGGCACTGTCATCGTCGTCGATAACGTCGTGCGTGGGGGACACGTCTCGAATCCGGACATCGACGACGAGCGGGTCAAGGCCAGTCGTGCCGTTCTCGAGATGATCGCGGCTGAACCGCGACTCGACGGCACCGCGATCCAGACCGTCGGATCGAAGGGGTGGGACGGGTTCGCCGTTGCAGTAGTCAACGAGTGAGCGCAGACTCGAAGCGGTGAGGATGCTGGGGGCAGCGAAGACGGTATGGCAGTGGGTGCGGAGCGCGCCCGGCACGTATATCTGGCTGTTGGCCCTTCTCTTCACCACGTTGTTCCTGCGGCACCTCCCGGACAATGTTCAGGAACACTTTCTCGGTAGGCGTTCGACCAACCTTCATCATCTTTCCGAAGATCCGATCCGCGTTCTGTTTTCCAGCGCGTTCTGGCTCGAAGGTGGCGGCTGGCTGGGGTATCTCGTTCTGTTCACGACTTTTCATGCCACGGCAGAGCGGTGGCTCGGGACGTGGCGGTGGTTGTGCGTTGTGGTCATTGCTCACGTCGGAGCCACGTACATCAGTGAAGGTGTTCTCTACGAAGGTATTCGGCACGGTTATGTTGCGCAGTCGGCCGTCAACACGCTCGATGTCGGTGTCAGCTACGGGTTGGCCGGAGTTGTCGGCGTTCTGGTCTATCTGATTGCGAAGCCGTGGCGATACGTCTACATCACGGGGGCACTGGTTTTCTATGCTGTGCCCTTGATCTTTGCCGCCACGTTCACGGCGGTCGGGCATATGTCCGCGTTATTGCTCGGCGTGGCGTGTTATCCGCTGACGCGTGCTCGGGCGGGGGTGTGGAATCCCGCGGATCTATGGCCGTCGCGCAGAACCGCACCGGCTTCGTGAACCCTTCCCAACCTAAGTTACTCGCTGGTAGGTTTACGGTATCGACGAAAGGTATGACGTGTCTGACACCGACGGATTGCTGTTCAACCCCCACACCGAAGATTTTGCCCGATTCGATCCCGAGACTCGCAGGCTGCTGCTGGCAACAGTCGAGTGGTTCGAAAACCGCGGCAAGAAGCAGCTCCTGCAGGACGACCTCGACGCTGTCTGGGTGTCGGACTTCCTCGACTTCGTGAAGAAGGAGAAGTTGTTCTCGACGTTCCAGACTCCGGCCGCTTTTGCCGATGGCGACGAGAACCGTCGCTGGGACGGTTCCCGCAACGCCGCACTGAGTGAAATCTTCGGCTTTTACGGACTGGCGTACTGGTACGCGTGGCAGGTCACGATTCTCGGACTCGGACCGATCTGGATGAGCGAGAACGAGGCCGCAAAAAAGCGTGCCGCGCAGGAACTTGCCGACGGTGGAGTTATGGCATTCGGACTCTCCGAGCGTGACCATGGCGCCGACGTCTACTCCACCGACATGCTCCTGACCCCCGCCGACGGCGATGTTGCCTTCCGGGCCAGCGGCGAGAAGTACTACATCGGCAACGGCAACGTCGCCGGGATGGTGTCGGTGTTCGGTCGTCGCACGGACGTTGACGGTCCCGAGGGGTATGTGTTCTTCGTTGCGGACAGCGCGCACCCGAACTACCACCTCGTCGACAATGTCCTCCGAGGTCAGATGTACGTCAGCAACTTCCGGTTGGAGGACTACCCGGTCCGAGAGGAAGACATCCTGCACACCGGTGTCGCGGCGTTCGAGGCAGCGCTCAACACCGTGAACGTCGGAAAGTTCAACCTCTGCACCGGCTCGATCGGAATCAGCGAACACGCGTTCTTCGAGGCAATCACTCACGCGCAGAACCGGATTCTGTACGGAAATCCCGTTACGGATTTCGCTCACGTCCGCGCGGCATTTGTCGACGCGTACTCGCGACTGGTTGCGATGAAGCAGTTCAGTGCGCGGGCCGTCGACTATTTCCGCAGTGCGAGTCTCGATGACCGTCGCTACCTGCTGTTCAACCCCATGACCAAAGCGAAGGTCACCTCCGAAGGTGAGCGTGTTGTCGGACTCCTGCACGACGTGATCGCGGCCAAGGGTTACGAGAAGTCCACGTACTTCCGGGAGGCCGCGCAGGTGATCGGCACACTGCCCAAGCTCGAAGGCACCGTTCACGTCAATGTGGGCTTGATCCTCAAGTTCCTGCCCAACTATCTCTTCAATCCGGCAGAGTTCCCCGTCATCGCCACGCGAGACGACGCCGCTGACGACGAGTTCTTCTGGAATCAGGGACCGACTCGCGGGGCGGCAAAGATCAGATTCCACGAGTGGAAGCCGGTGTACGAGAAGCACTCCGGAATCCCGAATGTCGCCCGCTTCTACGAGCAGGCTATCGCGTTGACCGAACTGCTGACCTCCGCGGCGCCGGATGCAGCGCAGCAAAAGGATCTCGACTTCATGCTCAACGTCGGGCATCTGTTCTCGCTCGTCGTGTACGGGCATCTGATCCTCGAGCAAGCCGAGATCACCGGACTCGACGCCGATGTCGTGGATCAGATCTTCGACTTCCAGATTCGCGACTTCTCCGGCTATGCGATTGCGCTGCATGGGAAACCGTCGTCGACGCCCGAGCAGCAGGCCTGGGCGTTGGCAGCTGTGCGCAAACCTGTCGTCGACGGTGAGCGCTTCGATCGCGTGTGGCAGCAGGTCAAGGCCTACGACGGCGCATACGAGATGCGCGCATGAGCGCGCCGGCAACCCGCGATCAGTTGATGGCGGTGGTCGAGGGATCTCCCAAAGCTGTGGGTGCACATGATCGTTCGGCGTGGGTGTCGCTGTTCAGCTCCGAAAGTCAGGTCAACGATCCTGTTGGTTCGCGCCCGCACAACGGGCGGGCATCGATCGAGCGCTTCTACGACACGTTCATTGCTCCTAACACCATCACGTTCCATGTCGAGCGCGACATCGTGTGCGGCCGAACAGTGTGGCGCGATCTCAGTCTCGCTACCGAAATGTCGACCGGCGTAGTACTGAACGTGCCGATGCATCTGCGCTACGACCTGGTCGGCGAGCCGGATTCGTTACAGATCGGAACCCTGTACGCCCATTGGGAATTGGCGACCATGTTGAGCCAGCTTTCCACTGCGGGCGCGGCCGGTGTCAAGGCGGCGGTCAAGCTGACGCCGCAGTTGCTCTCCAACCAGGGGATCGGGGGAGCGCTCGGATTCTCACGCGGCATCTTCGGCGTCGGGTCCAAGGGAAAGCGGGCAGCAACACGATTCCTCGATGCCGCGAAAGTCGGTCGGATTCCGCCGGTTCCGGTCGAACTTCCGGCCGGGACGCACCTGTCCACCGCTGACGCCAACGACCTTCTGGTCGGGGTGAGCCGGGGCAAGGTCCTCGCTGCCGGCCGTACCGTCACGGCAAGCGTCGTCGTGTGCGGTGAACCGGCAATCGCACTCTTCGGATTCGAGCCCTCGGGGCATCGGATCAACCGCGTGCGGTTCTTTACCGAGAGCTGACGCGATTGGCTCGGCGCACTGTCTCTGTGCGCCGAGCCCGGAGCGTTTCTTACGAGGTTTTGCTCCAGGTTCCGCAACCCTGACTCTTGAACGCGGCATCTGAACCGGAGATCGTCACGACGGACGCACCCGTGGGCAGATCATTGGCAATGATGTCGTCAAATTCCCCGGACGTACCGGAGAGACGTTCCCAATAGCAGTTCCCGCCACCGGTCGTCCGATAAGTTCCGGGATCGACATCAACGCCGACACGGTGAAGTCCGTTGCCAAACGTCGATCGCGCTGCGGCGACTTCCCGCGGCGTCAGAGCAGCCTCACGCTTGTCGAGATCGGCTGAACGTTGATCGAGCTGTGCTGTCACAGTGGCAGCGTCCTTGGCGTTTGCCGCCTGTGCGTCCTTGGCCGCTTGCGTTTCCTTGGCAGCCGCGTCGGTGGCTTTCTCTGCCTCCGCGGTCTTGCGATCGGCGTCGGCCTGCGCGGTTGCCAATGCCGTGCGTTCTTCCGACATAGCTGC
The nucleotide sequence above comes from Rhodococcus sp. KBS0724. Encoded proteins:
- a CDS encoding proline--tRNA ligase, yielding MITRLSHLFLRTLRDDPSDAEVASHKLLVRAGYVRRIAPGVYSWLPLGLRVLREVERVVREEMNAMGGQEILLPALLPREPYEASNRWTEYGAGLFRLKDRKGNDYMLGPTHEELFALTVKGEYNSYKDFPVTLYQVQTKYRDEERPRAGILRGREFVMKDSYSFDLTDEGLTASYQAHRDAYEKIFTRLGVKYVIVSATSGAMGGSASEEFLAESEIGEDTYVRCLESGYAANVEAVKTVVPEAIPFDGLPEAKVYDTANTPTIDTLVDWANGADLGRTISAADTLKNIMVKTRLPGGEWELLGIGIPGDREVDEKRLEASLEPAEFVMITETDFKNNPFLAKGYIGPKALQANGVRYLVDPRVVDGTSWITGADEDGKHVVGLVAGRDFTPNGTIEAAEVRDGDASPDGAGTLVSARGIEIGHVFQLGRKYTDVFDVNVLAENGKPVRPTMGSYGVGVSRLVAVIAEQHHDEKGLRWPAEVSPADVYLVIANKDETAREGAEGLAAQLDRAGLEVILDDRKASPGVKFKDSELIGVPLIVVVGRGWADGKVEIRDRFTGESREIDADSAIEEIIAAVRG
- a CDS encoding nuclear transport factor 2 family protein, whose protein sequence is MSAPATRDQLMAVVEGSPKAVGAHDRSAWVSLFSSESQVNDPVGSRPHNGRASIERFYDTFIAPNTITFHVERDIVCGRTVWRDLSLATEMSTGVVLNVPMHLRYDLVGEPDSLQIGTLYAHWELATMLSQLSTAGAAGVKAAVKLTPQLLSNQGIGGALGFSRGIFGVGSKGKRAATRFLDAAKVGRIPPVPVELPAGTHLSTADANDLLVGVSRGKVLAAGRTVTASVVVCGEPAIALFGFEPSGHRINRVRFFTES
- a CDS encoding rhomboid-like protein, translating into MLGAAKTVWQWVRSAPGTYIWLLALLFTTLFLRHLPDNVQEHFLGRRSTNLHHLSEDPIRVLFSSAFWLEGGGWLGYLVLFTTFHATAERWLGTWRWLCVVVIAHVGATYISEGVLYEGIRHGYVAQSAVNTLDVGVSYGLAGVVGVLVYLIAKPWRYVYITGALVFYAVPLIFAATFTAVGHMSALLLGVACYPLTRARAGVWNPADLWPSRRTAPAS
- a CDS encoding O-methyltransferase codes for the protein MEREPDWAEVDGYLVSTLVGEDPVLDAALAANTAAGLPPIDVAPNQGKLLHLYARMCLARNVLEIGTLGGYSTIWLARAVGPSGRVISLEFEPAHAEVARANIERAGLADRVDIRVGAALDSLPLIAKEELGPFDLVFIDADKENNSEYVRWALALSHPGTVIVVDNVVRGGHVSNPDIDDERVKASRAVLEMIAAEPRLDGTAIQTVGSKGWDGFAVAVVNE
- a CDS encoding acyl-CoA dehydrogenase family protein; the encoded protein is MSDTDGLLFNPHTEDFARFDPETRRLLLATVEWFENRGKKQLLQDDLDAVWVSDFLDFVKKEKLFSTFQTPAAFADGDENRRWDGSRNAALSEIFGFYGLAYWYAWQVTILGLGPIWMSENEAAKKRAAQELADGGVMAFGLSERDHGADVYSTDMLLTPADGDVAFRASGEKYYIGNGNVAGMVSVFGRRTDVDGPEGYVFFVADSAHPNYHLVDNVLRGQMYVSNFRLEDYPVREEDILHTGVAAFEAALNTVNVGKFNLCTGSIGISEHAFFEAITHAQNRILYGNPVTDFAHVRAAFVDAYSRLVAMKQFSARAVDYFRSASLDDRRYLLFNPMTKAKVTSEGERVVGLLHDVIAAKGYEKSTYFREAAQVIGTLPKLEGTVHVNVGLILKFLPNYLFNPAEFPVIATRDDAADDEFFWNQGPTRGAAKIRFHEWKPVYEKHSGIPNVARFYEQAIALTELLTSAAPDAAQQKDLDFMLNVGHLFSLVVYGHLILEQAEITGLDADVVDQIFDFQIRDFSGYAIALHGKPSSTPEQQAWALAAVRKPVVDGERFDRVWQQVKAYDGAYEMRA
- the yaaA gene encoding peroxide stress protein YaaA; its protein translation is MLVLLPPSETKSDGGKDAPLDLAELSMPQLTETRELLVQTLVDLAADVDASCQALGLGPTQADEVERNAKLWVSATRPALQRYTGVLFDALDAKSFTRAQKAKALDRIAIGSALFGAVRAGDLIPAYRLSGGSKLPGMGTLRSLWKPELPKALAAEADGLVIDLRSGTYQDLGPVPDALIATVLTEKPDGTRTVVSHFNKHHKGLLARALVVSRAEPSDIKGVARVASKAGLRVEIASERELIILTD